Below is a genomic region from Kryptolebias marmoratus isolate JLee-2015 linkage group LG12, ASM164957v2, whole genome shotgun sequence.
CTGGACGATTTTATCACTCCTTCTCAGGTCAGTTATTGAAGCTACTGTGAAAAGATTTCATATAAGATTTATTTCAGGAAAAGGAAGCTGAAATCACGAACAATTATACCGCTTTTTAGAAACTATTTAGGACAAAACGGGAAAACCGTGTCGGAGTAGCTAGCACACTTCAGGCTGTCCTTAGCTTCTCCCGACTGATGTGTGACAAACTTCccttaaattaaagaaaaattaatctCTCTTGACTGAAACACAATACAAATTACGTTATTTGGTCACAAGTTGTTaaatattgctttttaaaaacacgacACGCTACTTTTCTCGCGGTAGCGCTGACGTAATTACATTGAAATAGTGTCGAGTAATTTTACctacaaaatatgttttttaaacttaaatgaaACATAACAACTTAgcattagttaaaaaaaaataaaaataaaaaattgttttaaagtgtaacttaaaaataattaaatgcacACTTAGGACAAGTTTTAATTAGTTCCTCCGACATGATTTAAAGTAGTCCTAAATTAGTGACCTAAATTAAccaataaaaatctattttattacattaaagAGACACGTGATGAGAGCTGTTTGGGAGCATCAGATCTGCTgttatactgtatatacaaAAAACATGAGATATATAGTGACAAAAAGGAAGTCAGCAGATATCTTAAGATATAAAAGAAGAGTTAATTAAATTCCTTACCTACTTAATACCTTAATACTCAATATATTTCCTTggttattctttcttttttgctcctTACTCAGATTTCTCTGATGTTTTTTCTATCTGATTATGTATCTcgtctgtaaaaataaaaaagaatgtcacccgttttttgtttggtttagatATTTGGGGTTTGTGTTTCAGGAATGTGTAAAACCAGTCAAAGTAGagaagaaacaaggaaaatctGTGGCCAGAATACAGATAGAAGATGATGGCAGCTATGTGCAAGTCAACCAGGTGGGTTTAAATGCTCAAACCGGAAtctgtttgtgatttatttgacttttgttgCATCACTCTGAAATAGTCCCACTCTGTATTTGAAGGATGGTggaaaacagaagctggagaGAGCAAAGATCACACTGAATGACTGCTTGGCCTGCAGTGGCTGCATCACTTCGGCTGAGAGTGTCCTCATCACGCAGCAGAGTCACGAGGAGCTTCTAAAAGTCCTGCGTAACAACAAGGTAGAAGAGCGTCACAGAGCCTCTGTGTtacgttttgttttgcagcttttgtagTCAGGATTCAGTGGGTTATTGTACTCAAATAGGCATCATTTGGGGATCCCATACAGGTcaatgagagagaaaagaaggtTGTAGTTGTGTCCGTATCGCCACAGTCCAGAGCCTCCCTCGCAGCACGTTATAACCTGAGCAGCAGTGAGGCAGGCAGGAGGCTCACCGCTTTCTTCCGGGGCCTGGGTATGTGCTTTTTCCGTTTTTACAAAACCACGCCACTTCCAGGCAGACACACTCTGCTCTAAAGACTATTGCTGGGAATGTTCTTGCAGGGGTTCATCATGTGTTTGACACCGGCTTTAGTCGGACCTTCAGTCTGCTGGAGAATCAGAGAGAGTTCGTGGAACGTTTCCGGCGGAGGGAACAGGACAGCAAAGCTCTGCCCATGCTGACATCTGCCTGTCCAGGTATCCAACCAGAGGACAAACCCTCACGAGCACAAAGTGAAATCCTGGAGTGTCTGTACATGTCATTTTCGGTTCTTATAGCATTTTTGTCTAAATAttcaatctgtgtgtgtgtgtgttgttcagGTTGGATCTGCTACGCTGAGAAGACACACGGGGAGTATATTCTTCCGTACATCAGCACCACTCGCTCCCCGCAGCAGATGATGGGCTCTCTGGTTAAAGGTTATTTTGCAGAACAGCAGGTGTGGTTTGGGTTTGGGTTAAACATGAACAGAGGTGTGTTTAACATTAAGGGACTGCCGAGCTgtatgctgtgtgtgttttttagggCCTGAGTCCACAACAGATCTACCACGTGGCAGTGATGCCTTGCTTTGACAAAAAACTGGAAGCTTCGCGCTCCGACTTCTACATGAGTGAAGCTGAGACCCGAGAGGTGGATTGTGTCATCACTTCAGGTACGGGAGCTGCTCTCCTAAGGCCTTTAGTGCACACGAATTATTGctcttaattatttatttgtttttcctgctgcaggagAAGTTGAGAAAATGCTGGAGGAGGAACACGTGTGTCTTGCTGATGTTGAGCCCGTGGGTCTGGATTCATTGTAAGTTCTGTGTACTTTTCCCTTTATTATTGACCAGTCTGTTCACCTAAAACCAGATCATTTCACCCAGGTTCAGCAGCATGTGTGGGGATGAGTTCCTGAGCCACGCCGGGAGTGGCTCCGGGGGTTACCTCCATCATGTGTTTACCTTCGCTGCCAAGCAGCTGTTTGGAGAAGAGGTGAAAGAGCTCACCTACAAAACGCTCAGGTGAGTCTGCCTTCATCAGTCCCATACATGGTAAAGAGTCATCAGACCTCCTGGATCTGTCATGATTGAATCTGTCAAAAGACTGACTGTTTCTgcttgttagtttttgtttttttctacttgttGGCCCAGGAACAAAGACTTTCAGGAGGTGAGACTGGAGAAAGACGGCGAGGTCCTCCTGTGCTTTGCCGCGACGTACGGCTTCCGCAACATTCAGAACCTTGTGCAGAAACTCAAGCGGGGAAAGTCGCCTTATCACTTTGTGGAAGTTATGGCCTGTCCGTCAGGTAAAGAACAAAATGCAGCTTTGCAGAGCTGTAACGTGGTCACAACCCGTAGCTTGTCATGTGAAGGAGGCCAATAATACCTGCAGGCTTAGCAGACCGGtagaatataaaacaaaaacgaaatGAGGTGGAGGTCACTGTGTTAATGCAGGATTAACCAGGAGGCTGCTCAAGGTCCCGAGAGGGCGAGGGGGGGCTGATTTTATGAGTCCTCTCTGCTCTTCTCCTCCGGGGAATTTCTAAATCCTCATTTTAGCTCAGCTTGTGCGTTGTTCCTGTGATCAGGTCAGAACTAGTAggataaaaaggagaaaagaaaactcacCAAGGACACAAAGGAGAGCCCAGGAGTCGGGATTAAGTGTTAAGCTGCTCACAGGCAGACTTTATtagaaggaaaaataataaaagggcAATAAAACTCAGAAGTTACAGTTTACTTTGctctaaaaactacaattataaaaaaactaCTACCTGCATCTATTAAGACTTGCCTCTGTCCAATCTAAGCAAAAATCAGCAACTAAAAGTcccattgatttaaataacTTGCTAAGAtgataagaataaaataaacacacaaaggcacATTTTGTTCTCAGACTCTTGTGTCTGTAGTTATCTCCAATCACAGTCTCTCATTGGTCCCAGGACTCCGCGTGTGAAACTCTCCCTCGATGGGGGA
It encodes:
- the narfl gene encoding cytosolic Fe-S cluster assembly factor narfl; protein product: MASRFSGVLQLTDLDDFITPSQECVKPVKVEKKQGKSVARIQIEDDGSYVQVNQDGGKQKLERAKITLNDCLACSGCITSAESVLITQQSHEELLKVLRNNKVNEREKKVVVVSVSPQSRASLAARYNLSSSEAGRRLTAFFRGLGVHHVFDTGFSRTFSLLENQREFVERFRRREQDSKALPMLTSACPGWICYAEKTHGEYILPYISTTRSPQQMMGSLVKGYFAEQQGLSPQQIYHVAVMPCFDKKLEASRSDFYMSEAETREVDCVITSGEVEKMLEEEHVCLADVEPVGLDSLFSSMCGDEFLSHAGSGSGGYLHHVFTFAAKQLFGEEVKELTYKTLRNKDFQEVRLEKDGEVLLCFAATYGFRNIQNLVQKLKRGKSPYHFVEVMACPSGCLNGGGQVKPPAAQSQKELLLKVEELYKAERPLLPESDTRVAEFYQGWLNSLGQKRAEELLHTRYHAVEKMTNGLTMKW